From the Kitasatospora viridis genome, one window contains:
- a CDS encoding MoaD/ThiS family protein translates to MSATVRIPTILRPYTDGRSEVTAEGATLAEVIADLDRNHAGIGARVLDDAGALRRFVNVYVNDDDVRFDQGLATEVKDGATVSIIPAVAGGC, encoded by the coding sequence ATGAGCGCCACCGTCCGCATCCCCACCATCCTGCGCCCCTACACCGACGGCCGGTCCGAGGTGACCGCCGAGGGCGCCACCCTGGCCGAGGTGATCGCCGACCTCGACCGCAACCACGCCGGCATCGGCGCCCGGGTGCTGGACGACGCCGGTGCGCTGCGCCGGTTCGTCAACGTGTACGTCAACGACGACGACGTGCGCTTCGACCAGGGCCTGGCCACCGAGGTCAAGGACGGCGCCACCGTCTCCATCATCCCGGCCGTGGCGGGCGGCTGCTGA